A genomic window from Bacteroidota bacterium includes:
- the asnB gene encoding asparagine synthase (glutamine-hydrolyzing) — translation MCGILGLIKNSNTKNSFAAAFDVIKHRGPDKSGIYEDDSVILGTHRLKIQDLSAHGDQPMYDSSGRYVIIFNGEIYNHFDIRNKLALYGVTFASQSDTETVLLGYIQFGEKILNMLNGIFAFAIYDKVSHNLFAARDQMGVKPFYIYKKGAAFAFGSELKSLIYLDGFDKTINYRALVNYMNFLWSPGEVTPFLYVSKLLPGECFTINTQDSSTYVKKKFFEIPFDGSREFYTDEMWIDTVENKIQNAVQSQLLSDVPVGFFLSGGIDSSVLVAEAKRSAPNTTINCFTIQSGNDEESEGFKADFYYAKQAAEKLGVQLHHVDGSISIVQEFDKMIWHLDEPQADFAPLYVYKVCEAARNMGIKVLISGAGGDDVFSGYRRHQAIKMDNLIKNVPSFIFHGATKYLQLKDVNKPTIRRLNKFIKRNKDSSISRLIGYFEWFPICDNLQLFHPDIQSQVINYNPEEYLYLALEQIPDEESLLNKMLYLDLKSFLVDHNLNYTDKMGMAAGVEVRVPFLDLDLVKMSTKLPPNLKLRNLETKHVLRKIAGKHLPSNIVNRSKTGFGAPVRKWINHDLAEMLEERLSESALNKFQIFNYPAVQQLIADNKKGRVDGSYTILTMMAIQSWMEQFYTNDSRQN, via the coding sequence ATGTGCGGCATTTTAGGATTAATTAAAAATAGTAATACAAAAAATTCGTTTGCTGCCGCATTTGATGTAATTAAACATCGCGGTCCGGATAAAAGTGGCATTTATGAAGATGATTCAGTCATTTTAGGCACCCATCGTTTAAAAATACAAGACCTCAGTGCACATGGCGACCAACCAATGTATGATTCAAGCGGTCGGTATGTTATTATTTTTAACGGTGAAATTTATAATCATTTTGACATCAGAAATAAATTAGCACTTTACGGTGTAACTTTTGCCAGTCAGTCGGATACAGAAACCGTATTATTAGGCTATATACAGTTTGGTGAAAAAATACTGAACATGTTAAATGGCATTTTTGCTTTTGCTATTTATGATAAAGTATCGCATAATTTGTTTGCAGCAAGGGACCAAATGGGTGTTAAACCATTTTATATTTATAAAAAAGGGGCCGCTTTTGCCTTTGGTTCAGAATTAAAATCATTAATATATCTGGATGGGTTCGATAAAACGATAAATTATCGGGCACTGGTAAATTATATGAATTTCTTATGGTCGCCGGGTGAAGTGACACCATTTTTGTATGTGAGCAAATTATTACCGGGAGAATGTTTTACTATTAATACACAAGATAGTTCCACTTATGTAAAAAAGAAGTTTTTCGAAATACCATTTGATGGTTCACGAGAATTTTATACAGATGAAATGTGGATTGATACTGTAGAAAATAAAATTCAAAATGCAGTTCAGTCGCAGTTATTAAGTGATGTACCGGTAGGATTTTTCTTATCAGGCGGTATCGATTCATCCGTGTTAGTTGCCGAAGCAAAACGCAGCGCACCAAATACTACCATTAATTGTTTTACCATACAGAGCGGCAATGACGAAGAAAGTGAAGGATTTAAAGCTGACTTTTATTACGCCAAACAAGCAGCGGAAAAGTTAGGTGTTCAATTACACCATGTAGATGGCAGTATTAGTATTGTTCAGGAATTTGACAAAATGATCTGGCATCTTGATGAGCCGCAAGCAGATTTTGCGCCATTATATGTTTACAAAGTTTGTGAGGCTGCCAGAAACATGGGAATAAAAGTTTTAATTAGTGGAGCAGGTGGCGATGATGTATTTTCGGGGTACCGCCGCCACCAGGCGATTAAAATGGATAATCTAATTAAAAATGTTCCATCGTTCATTTTTCATGGTGCTACAAAATATTTACAGTTAAAAGATGTAAATAAACCTACCATTCGAAGATTAAATAAATTCATTAAAAGAAATAAGGATAGTTCAATATCGCGTTTGATTGGTTATTTTGAATGGTTTCCGATTTGTGATAATTTACAATTGTTCCATCCTGATATCCAGTCACAGGTTATTAATTACAACCCGGAAGAATATTTATATCTCGCACTGGAACAGATACCGGATGAGGAAAGTTTATTAAATAAAATGTTGTATTTGGATTTAAAATCTTTTTTAGTTGACCATAATTTAAATTATACGGACAAAATGGGAATGGCAGCCGGTGTAGAAGTGCGTGTTCCCTTTTTAGACTTGGATTTGGTAAAAATGAGCACTAAACTTCCTCCGAATCTTAAACTCAGGAATTTAGAAACAAAACATGTATTAAGAAAAATAGCAGGCAAACATCTACCATCAAATATCGTAAACCGTTCCAAAACAGGCTTCGGCGCTCCTGTGCGTAAATGGATAAATCATGATTTAGCGGAAATGTTGGAAGAGCGTTTGTCGGAATCAGCGTTAAACAAATTCCAAATATTTAATTACCCTGCAGTGCAGCAATTAATTGCTGATAATAAAAAGGGTCGAGTGGATGGCTCCTATACCATATTAACAATGATGGCGATTCAAAGCTGGATGGAGCAATTTTATACTAACGATAGCAGACAGAATTAA
- the wecB gene encoding UDP-N-acetylglucosamine 2-epimerase (non-hydrolyzing) — MLTTLVIIGTRPEAIKMAPVVLNLKKQKNSNCLVCVTAQHRSMLDQVLSFFDIVPDFDLNIMQHDQSLNAITAKIISGLDVVFTQANPDIVLVHGDTNTSFAAALAAFYRRIPVGHVEAGMRTWNLNFPFPEEANRVLTSQIASVHFAPTTLNTTNLVKSGVAKTKIVKTGNTVIDSLLHTAKKVTGFSNQVNDLGLKLAVGSGKKIILVTGHRRENFGKGFANICKALLKVAKTNPNAIIIYPVHLNPNIKTPIETELGATPNIILTDPLSYPDFIYLMKEAYLILTDSGGIQEEGPSLGKPVLVMRDVTERPEAIKSGTVKLVGTDINKIVQQINLLLSSKSVYSKMSKKTNPYGDGKAAERITKWLLKNANAIKKLQPK, encoded by the coding sequence ATGTTAACTACTTTAGTAATAATTGGAACAAGGCCGGAAGCAATTAAAATGGCACCGGTAGTTTTAAATCTAAAAAAACAGAAAAACAGTAATTGTTTAGTATGTGTTACTGCACAACATCGCAGTATGTTGGATCAGGTATTATCCTTTTTTGATATAGTCCCTGATTTTGACTTAAACATCATGCAGCACGATCAATCACTAAATGCTATTACTGCTAAAATCATATCCGGTTTAGATGTTGTTTTCACTCAAGCCAATCCGGACATTGTATTGGTGCATGGTGATACCAATACTTCTTTTGCCGCTGCCCTTGCCGCATTTTATCGAAGGATTCCAGTGGGACATGTTGAAGCAGGTATGCGCACATGGAATTTAAATTTTCCTTTTCCTGAGGAGGCAAATCGGGTGTTAACCTCACAAATTGCTTCTGTTCATTTTGCGCCAACAACGCTTAACACAACTAACCTCGTGAAGTCGGGCGTTGCAAAAACAAAAATTGTAAAAACGGGAAATACCGTAATTGACAGCTTATTGCACACTGCTAAAAAGGTGACTGGATTTTCTAATCAGGTAAATGATTTAGGATTAAAACTGGCTGTTGGCTCCGGTAAAAAAATTATTTTAGTTACGGGTCATCGCCGAGAAAATTTTGGAAAAGGTTTTGCAAATATTTGTAAGGCTTTATTAAAAGTTGCTAAAACAAATCCTAATGCAATAATTATATATCCTGTACATCTAAACCCCAATATAAAAACGCCAATTGAAACAGAACTTGGTGCCACACCAAATATCATTTTAACTGACCCACTCTCCTACCCTGATTTTATTTATTTAATGAAAGAAGCTTATCTTATATTAACCGATTCAGGAGGCATACAGGAAGAGGGACCATCTTTAGGTAAACCTGTTTTAGTAATGCGTGATGTAACTGAACGTCCGGAAGCAATAAAATCGGGCACGGTTAAATTGGTAGGGACAGATATCAATAAAATTGTGCAACAAATCAACTTATTGCTTTCTTCAAAAAGTGTTTATTCGAAAATGTCGAAAAAAACAAATCCGTATGGTGACGGCAAAGCTGCAGAAAGAATTACAAAATGGCTTCTTAAAAATGCAAATGCCATTAAAAAATTACAACCTAAATGA
- a CDS encoding NAD(P)-dependent oxidoreductase, which produces MKYLVTGGLGFVGNELVRQLLAADNEVVVLDNCTGMAPDIGDILDKIKLYKSDITVFDEVQNCISKEMPDSVIHLAAMHFIPQCNQFPLKTQSVNVTGTIHVLESCSINNISNCTVLSSGSIYADSDLGLEEDTSEIKIFDAYSHSKLAVENLCKLYAIRNPVTRYHVIRLFNVYGPRETNPHIIPEIINQLKQGDILDLGNIEPRRDFIYVKDAAAGIIAISNRTKGNTIETINLCSGVDYAMKDIIEFIGTITNRNIIINTNPLKYRAQDKLFQKGATNKLAATGGFKCMYDIEIGLRELLDYESLLK; this is translated from the coding sequence ATGAAATACCTTGTAACAGGTGGATTAGGTTTTGTGGGCAATGAACTTGTCAGACAATTACTAGCTGCGGATAATGAAGTTGTAGTGTTAGACAATTGCACAGGAATGGCTCCTGACATTGGGGACATCCTTGATAAAATTAAATTATACAAATCAGATATTACAGTTTTTGACGAAGTGCAGAACTGCATCAGTAAAGAAATGCCGGATTCTGTTATACATTTGGCTGCTATGCATTTTATACCGCAATGCAATCAATTTCCATTAAAGACACAGTCGGTAAATGTAACAGGTACGATACATGTTTTAGAAAGTTGCAGCATTAATAACATCTCAAATTGCACTGTTTTATCTAGTGGTTCAATTTATGCGGATAGTGATTTAGGGTTAGAAGAAGATACATCTGAAATAAAAATATTTGATGCTTACAGCCACTCGAAACTGGCAGTTGAAAATTTATGCAAATTATATGCGATACGCAATCCTGTTACCCGCTATCATGTGATTCGTTTGTTTAATGTTTATGGACCCAGGGAGACTAATCCACATATTATTCCGGAAATAATAAATCAGCTAAAACAGGGCGATATTTTAGACTTAGGTAATATTGAACCACGTCGCGATTTTATTTATGTAAAAGATGCTGCTGCAGGAATTATTGCAATAAGCAATAGAACCAAGGGCAATACTATAGAAACAATTAATTTATGTTCCGGCGTTGATTATGCTATGAAAGATATAATAGAATTCATTGGAACAATCACTAACCGAAACATAATCATTAATACAAATCCGCTTAAATATAGAGCTCAGGACAAATTATTTCAAAAAGGCGCCACAAATAAACTGGCTGCAACCGGAGGGTTCAAGTGCATGTATGATATAGAAATTGGATTAAGGGAATTATTAGACTATGAAAGTTTGTTGAAATGA
- a CDS encoding heparinase II/III family protein, whose translation MAINKYISYFQQAGFRYLLNRGVYSIWSKSVIYRNKHSVEPVKIFPVSKSEWENSTCKFFIPPQEQIVIPKKQNPVLETKANKIFGGAYPFFNTQYLPIPNIRDWHTDPFTGKKYTADKHYLDFDDFSEGEDIKNIWERARFCYLFDIIRYDHHYSSNSTSFVISEITSFIDANPINFGPHYISGQEIAIRVLNWLFALHFYQQDEQFDEAVWQKIMCSVYEQLQLIYCNFHYAEKFVRNNHVITEAAALFVYSVLFPQLKEAQHWQKYALSILEREGVYQIFNDGTYLQYSMNYHRVIIQVYTWILKIAKLNSISLSEKLITRLTSSLQFLIQCTNEKTGKLPNYGANDGSLFFPLNDNLFNDFRPQLQCLANSLGIEYLENTVFEDTLWFQNQTSGFQTNYAPLKGVRNYSDSGYYTFREKEQFTYITCCAFKNRPSQADQLHIDIWNGDINIMRDGGSFRYNTDKSDILYFFGTQSHNTVTYNQLDQMLKGPRFIWYFWSKVIHATTTEDENSYTFNGKIKAFRQSGKWITHERTVTKIKGRPDWTIIDIIDNSEKKPVQQIWHPDISFDTNFVISAVDEQGINIERQIETGFYSGSYAEKIKCEQYIFSTHTNKITTHIRAL comes from the coding sequence TTGGCCATAAATAAATATATTTCATATTTTCAGCAAGCCGGTTTCAGGTATCTATTAAACAGAGGTGTTTATTCTATTTGGAGTAAATCAGTTATTTATAGAAACAAACACAGTGTTGAACCTGTTAAAATATTTCCGGTATCAAAATCTGAGTGGGAAAATAGTACTTGTAAATTTTTTATCCCACCACAAGAACAAATAGTTATCCCCAAAAAACAAAACCCTGTTTTAGAAACCAAAGCCAACAAAATATTTGGTGGCGCTTATCCATTTTTCAACACACAATATTTGCCAATTCCAAACATTCGCGATTGGCATACCGATCCTTTTACAGGCAAAAAATATACGGCAGATAAACATTATCTTGATTTCGACGATTTCTCTGAAGGTGAAGACATTAAAAACATTTGGGAAAGAGCTCGTTTTTGTTACCTCTTTGACATTATTCGGTATGACCATCATTATTCAAGTAATTCAACTTCATTTGTAATTAGTGAAATTACCTCGTTTATTGATGCTAATCCAATCAATTTCGGCCCACATTATATTTCGGGCCAGGAAATAGCCATTCGTGTTTTAAATTGGCTATTTGCTTTACACTTCTATCAACAAGATGAACAATTTGATGAAGCCGTTTGGCAAAAAATAATGTGTTCAGTTTACGAACAATTACAACTTATTTATTGTAATTTCCATTATGCAGAAAAGTTCGTTCGCAATAACCACGTGATAACAGAAGCTGCGGCATTATTTGTTTACAGTGTTTTATTTCCGCAGTTGAAGGAAGCGCAACACTGGCAAAAATATGCCTTATCGATTTTAGAGCGTGAAGGCGTTTACCAAATTTTCAACGATGGCACCTATTTGCAATATTCTATGAATTACCATCGGGTAATAATACAGGTGTACACATGGATTTTGAAAATAGCAAAATTAAATTCGATATCGCTTAGTGAAAAATTAATTACAAGATTAACATCATCCTTACAATTTTTAATTCAATGCACGAATGAAAAAACGGGAAAATTACCCAACTACGGAGCTAACGATGGTTCCTTATTTTTTCCGTTAAATGATAATCTGTTTAATGACTTCAGACCTCAGTTACAGTGCCTGGCAAATAGTTTAGGAATTGAGTATTTAGAAAATACTGTTTTTGAAGACACTTTATGGTTTCAAAATCAAACTTCCGGGTTTCAGACAAATTATGCACCATTAAAAGGGGTTCGCAATTATAGCGACAGCGGGTATTATACTTTTAGAGAAAAAGAACAATTTACCTATATTACCTGTTGTGCATTTAAAAACAGACCATCCCAAGCCGACCAGTTACATATTGATATTTGGAATGGTGATATTAATATAATGAGAGATGGTGGCAGCTTTAGATATAACACAGATAAATCGGATATCCTATATTTTTTTGGAACACAGTCGCACAATACCGTAACATATAATCAATTGGATCAGATGTTAAAAGGCCCCAGATTTATTTGGTATTTCTGGTCCAAAGTAATTCATGCTACCACAACTGAGGATGAAAACAGTTATACGTTTAACGGGAAAATAAAAGCATTCCGGCAATCCGGAAAATGGATTACACATGAAAGAACGGTTACTAAAATAAAAGGCCGGCCGGATTGGACAATAATAGATATAATTGATAACTCTGAAAAAAAGCCAGTTCAACAAATATGGCACCCAGATATTAGTTTTGACACCAACTTTGTAATTAGTGCTGTTGATGAACAAGGAATTAATATTGAGCGTCAAATTGAAACAGGGTTTTATTCAGGCAGCTACGCAGAAAAAATAAAATGTGAACAATACATTTTTAGTACACATACAAATAAAATAACCACACATATCAGAGCCCTTTAA
- a CDS encoding bi-domain-containing oxidoreductase, producing the protein MKQLIQHLQSGKTILEDVPSPALKPGHVLIRTTTSLVSTGTEKMLVEFSKANLITKARQNPDRVAQVLDKIKTDGLLPTLDAVFRRLDEPLPLGYCNVGEVVAIADDIKEFKIGDRVASNGTHAEFVCVPKNLVALIPENVSDEEAAFTVVGSIALEAIRLAKPQIGDTVAVIGLGLIGLITCQLLKASGCHVVAFDIAPEKIQIAKSLQIEAYNTNTTSIESISESQNNGLGFDVIFIAASAKNDNLINIAARATKKRGHIILIGVIDLNLERSEFYKKEILFQVSCSYGPGRYDEQYEQQGIDYPEAYVKWTAKRNFETVLKALATKQIAVTPLITQKTAFENVITLYDKISDAHTIAAIITYSGSNHPTQRITVTQNIKSKGKTIAAIIGAGNFSKITLLPALSKTGVYIKYISGNDGLDVTDIAKKHSIHQAITDNQIILNDPDVNFVIIATRHDTHAELTAQFLAAGKHVFVEKPLALNLEQLEQITAHYTTETALFAGFNRRHAPLAVKAKSLVGDNMLANIIITINAGKLPDDHWLYNKKTGGGRLIGEACHFFDLMSYFTGSLINTVYATDAPVSNHLENTIIHLTYKNGSHGTINYLANGSKQYPKEKIEIFVGNKVIVIDNFKSLKTFGVTTFKNPLHSQDKGHDAQFAAVIDILENGKSPYTSFESLKNTTLATFAAEESIATKKVIEID; encoded by the coding sequence ATGAAACAACTGATTCAACATCTCCAATCCGGTAAAACAATTTTGGAAGATGTACCTTCTCCGGCGCTAAAACCCGGACATGTGTTAATTCGCACTACCACAAGTTTGGTATCTACGGGCACGGAAAAAATGTTGGTTGAATTCAGTAAAGCAAATTTAATAACGAAAGCGCGACAAAATCCCGACCGTGTTGCGCAGGTTCTAGATAAAATTAAAACAGATGGTTTATTACCAACTCTGGATGCAGTTTTCCGGCGATTGGATGAACCGCTGCCACTTGGTTATTGTAATGTAGGTGAAGTAGTTGCAATAGCAGATGATATAAAAGAATTTAAAATTGGTGATCGCGTGGCAAGTAATGGCACTCATGCTGAGTTTGTTTGTGTGCCAAAAAATCTTGTTGCATTAATTCCTGAAAATGTTTCAGATGAGGAAGCTGCATTTACAGTTGTAGGCTCCATTGCGTTGGAAGCAATCAGATTAGCAAAACCTCAAATAGGCGATACTGTTGCTGTAATTGGTTTAGGGTTAATCGGATTAATCACCTGTCAGCTACTAAAAGCATCGGGCTGTCATGTTGTAGCTTTTGATATTGCACCTGAAAAAATACAAATCGCAAAATCATTACAAATTGAAGCTTATAATACCAATACTACATCTATTGAAAGCATAAGTGAAAGTCAAAACAATGGGCTTGGATTCGATGTGATTTTTATAGCAGCATCCGCAAAAAACGATAACCTGATTAATATTGCTGCAAGGGCTACCAAAAAACGCGGGCACATAATTTTAATTGGAGTTATTGACCTAAACCTTGAGCGTAGCGAGTTTTATAAAAAAGAAATACTATTTCAGGTTTCGTGCTCATACGGACCGGGACGTTATGATGAGCAATATGAACAGCAGGGCATAGATTATCCGGAGGCCTATGTTAAATGGACCGCTAAACGGAATTTCGAGACTGTACTAAAGGCGCTTGCAACAAAACAAATTGCAGTAACGCCATTAATTACGCAAAAAACAGCATTTGAAAATGTAATAACACTTTACGATAAAATATCAGATGCGCATACGATTGCTGCGATAATAACATATTCCGGCTCAAATCACCCGACACAACGTATTACGGTTACACAAAATATAAAATCAAAAGGCAAAACGATTGCAGCAATTATTGGAGCAGGTAATTTTAGTAAAATAACCTTATTGCCTGCTTTATCGAAAACCGGTGTTTATATTAAATACATTAGCGGCAATGATGGTTTAGATGTTACCGATATTGCAAAAAAACACAGCATTCATCAGGCTATTACAGATAATCAAATTATTTTAAACGACCCAGATGTTAATTTTGTAATAATAGCAACACGCCACGATACACATGCCGAACTAACAGCACAGTTTTTAGCTGCCGGTAAGCATGTATTTGTAGAAAAACCTTTAGCATTAAATTTAGAACAGCTTGAGCAAATAACAGCTCACTATACAACAGAAACGGCCTTATTTGCCGGATTTAACAGGCGTCATGCACCCCTTGCAGTTAAGGCAAAATCATTGGTTGGAGATAACATGTTGGCGAATATTATAATTACAATTAATGCAGGTAAATTACCAGATGACCATTGGTTATATAATAAAAAAACCGGAGGTGGCCGACTAATAGGTGAAGCTTGTCATTTCTTTGATCTGATGAGTTATTTTACCGGTAGTTTAATTAATACTGTTTATGCAACTGATGCACCTGTTTCTAATCATCTTGAAAATACAATAATTCATTTAACATATAAAAATGGCAGCCATGGAACTATAAATTACCTGGCCAATGGCAGCAAGCAATATCCCAAAGAAAAAATTGAAATCTTTGTCGGCAATAAGGTAATTGTAATTGACAATTTTAAATCCCTGAAAACTTTTGGAGTAACCACATTTAAAAATCCGCTGCACAGTCAGGACAAGGGTCATGACGCACAGTTTGCAGCGGTAATTGATATTTTAGAAAATGGGAAGTCTCCATATACCAGCTTCGAATCATTAAAAAATACTACTTTGGCAACATTTGCTGCTGAAGAAAGTATTGCTACAAAAAAGGTTATCGAAATTGATTGA
- a CDS encoding glycosyltransferase family 4 protein, with product MKILFCTNAFEVVSNGPAKFAHLLLRLQDVYPDYEVRVLTEDVQKPIAGKVYKQNLNIPSVLKPAGMFLRMFQYHSTAMHIRKNGYPFDILIYNNAIIGLWSGIWFKNTIGFINDDNNASANFKAGFLKFKWNKAHVFFITEWLASKTCRKIVANSNYLYNYLKVKYAIAPRKINYLYKAIEIAPFLSPRNNTEPVILFVKNDYQRGGLFILAEALKNLNRPLTFIVAGTPHYVADQLLEKLKGSDVHLQFEGIVPQEKIYELMKSADIFCVPSFKEALGVANLEAMALGCSIVTSNTGGIPEVMDNGKNGWMVEPGNITDLAGAIHEALTFTNLAAEKRLAALTYVKQFNLQALFSNFVTKIIRFE from the coding sequence ATGAAAATATTATTTTGCACAAATGCTTTTGAGGTGGTATCGAATGGCCCGGCAAAATTTGCTCATTTGTTATTGCGATTACAGGATGTATATCCTGATTACGAAGTTCGGGTATTAACTGAAGATGTACAAAAACCTATTGCAGGAAAAGTTTACAAACAAAATTTAAATATCCCCTCAGTATTAAAACCTGCCGGTATGTTTTTACGGATGTTTCAATATCACTCCACAGCAATGCATATTCGGAAAAATGGTTACCCGTTTGATATTCTTATTTACAACAATGCCATTATTGGTTTATGGAGTGGCATATGGTTCAAAAACACGATTGGCTTTATAAATGACGATAATAATGCATCTGCCAATTTTAAGGCCGGTTTTTTAAAATTTAAGTGGAATAAAGCGCATGTGTTTTTTATTACTGAATGGCTTGCCTCAAAAACCTGTAGAAAAATAGTAGCAAACTCAAACTATCTCTATAATTATTTAAAAGTCAAATATGCTATTGCACCACGAAAAATAAATTATTTATACAAAGCAATTGAAATAGCGCCATTTTTATCACCAAGAAACAACACCGAACCTGTAATTTTATTTGTAAAAAATGACTATCAACGGGGTGGGTTGTTTATACTTGCTGAAGCACTTAAAAATTTGAATCGCCCGTTGACTTTCATAGTTGCAGGCACACCGCACTATGTAGCCGATCAACTTTTAGAAAAATTGAAGGGCAGTGATGTGCATTTGCAGTTTGAAGGCATTGTGCCGCAGGAAAAAATATATGAGCTGATGAAATCGGCAGATATTTTCTGTGTCCCTTCTTTTAAAGAAGCTTTGGGTGTAGCAAATTTAGAAGCCATGGCTTTAGGTTGTTCAATTGTTACTTCTAACACCGGTGGCATTCCTGAAGTTATGGACAATGGTAAAAATGGATGGATGGTGGAGCCGGGAAATATTACAGACTTAGCAGGGGCAATTCATGAAGCCCTTACTTTTACTAATTTAGCAGCCGAAAAACGTTTAGCTGCCCTTACATATGTTAAACAATTTAACCTGCAGGCGTTATTTAGCAATTTTGTAACCAAAATCATAAGGTTTGAGTAA
- a CDS encoding O-antigen ligase family protein yields the protein MSKQLSENKKIFRDMDFILLNINAFLVIFGYALAVYTELQSVGIMKIVKSFVLVLSIFSLFRNAKLGKNPIPSPTFLYMMVFSFWVLLMTFFAENVYFAISRSMTFLLPFLYLYVSIHNLTNKYNAFALLKAFARSFNIIYAMPVFLFLLSGAGFSQTTIYGQGSTEGQFLVSNQYGWSCAVFMITSLDVWLSTKPGKTYKIFLLFTNVVALYLVLISGNRASWLAIALAMVIFALRLKTIRTDFKILLAILPIAGIIWFYNLPDSSLQTRLNDTETQLETGEARFNTAKLAISEFNEDKYLWVTGAGMFNYERIIHGEGLGDYHNSYLEVLFGGGIALFLMFINFMIIRPFYYYAKYYSKYFLLITPFAIIPFFESNLTGGQFLFYPWFIFMLLFNIPPYYDQKRLKANQEMLTKKKIVIGSIKPL from the coding sequence TTGAGTAAGCAATTATCCGAAAATAAAAAAATATTCAGAGATATGGATTTCATATTACTGAATATTAATGCTTTTCTGGTGATTTTCGGTTATGCCTTAGCCGTTTATACAGAATTGCAATCGGTAGGTATAATGAAAATTGTAAAAAGTTTTGTTTTAGTGCTTTCTATTTTTTCTTTATTCAGAAATGCCAAATTGGGTAAAAATCCAATTCCCAGCCCAACGTTTCTTTATATGATGGTATTTTCATTTTGGGTATTACTCATGACTTTTTTTGCTGAGAACGTTTATTTTGCCATTTCGCGTTCGATGACTTTTTTATTACCTTTTTTATATTTGTATGTATCCATTCATAATTTAACAAATAAATACAATGCATTTGCCTTGCTGAAGGCGTTTGCAAGGTCATTCAATATTATTTACGCAATGCCGGTCTTTTTATTCTTGCTAAGCGGGGCCGGATTTTCACAAACTACCATTTACGGGCAGGGATCAACCGAAGGTCAGTTTTTAGTATCCAATCAATATGGCTGGTCATGTGCTGTATTCATGATAACCAGTCTGGATGTATGGCTAAGTACAAAACCCGGAAAAACATATAAAATATTTTTATTGTTTACCAATGTAGTAGCATTATATCTTGTATTAATAAGTGGGAACCGGGCATCATGGCTGGCAATAGCTTTAGCCATGGTAATTTTTGCGCTCCGTTTAAAAACAATACGAACCGATTTCAAAATATTACTGGCCATTTTACCGATTGCAGGTATCATATGGTTTTATAACTTACCGGACTCTTCGTTGCAAACACGTTTAAATGATACTGAAACACAGTTAGAAACTGGGGAAGCCCGGTTTAATACAGCAAAACTCGCCATTAGTGAATTTAATGAAGATAAATATTTATGGGTAACCGGAGCGGGTATGTTTAATTACGAAAGAATAATTCATGGTGAAGGATTAGGTGACTATCATAATTCCTATCTGGAAGTATTATTCGGCGGTGGTATTGCATTATTTTTAATGTTTATAAATTTTATGATCATTCGACCGTTCTATTATTATGCGAAATACTATTCTAAATACTTTCTATTAATAACACCATTTGCAATTATTCCCTTTTTTGAAAGTAATTTAACCGGTGGTCAGTTTTTGTTTTACCCATGGTTTATTTTTATGTTATTGTTTAATATTCCGCCTTATTATGATCAAAAACGTTTGAAGGCCAATCAGGAAATGCTGACAAAAAAGAAAATCGTAATTGGTTCGATAAAACCCTTATAA